In Planococcus versutus, the DNA window GAACATTTTCTGCTTCTAGCGTTTGACGGTATTCAGAAAATGCCGGTTCAATTAGTACGACTTTTTGGTTTCGATACCTCCTAGCCAACCAAGTAAACACTTCAGCAGCACCGTTTGCTGTAGCTACTTGCGCTACTTTCACACCGTGAAATTCAGCGGCAGCGGTACGAAACGGTTCACCGTCTGGGTCAGGATAAGAACCAATTAATGGCAACATTTCTGACCATTTTTTCGAAAGAAATGTTGGTGGACCGAATGGATGAACATTTTCACTAAAATCTATCACTTGTTGTGGTGGAGTGATTCCCAGTTGTTTATATAAACGCAATGGATTGGCTCCGTGATTAGGCAATTCCAAGCAAAATTCCCCCTAAAGCAAATAAGAGAAAAAATCCAATTGTCACTATTTGCATATGTTTGACAGTTTCTTTAATATGACGTGCTTCTAATTGATAAACTGGTGTCCCCATAAACGCACGATGCGACTCAACACCTTGGTAACGATTCACCCCACCTAATCTAACGCCTAATTGCACAGCCGTTGCTGCTTCTAGCCAGCCACTATTCGGACTTGGGTGTTTTGGTGCATCTTGTAGCCAAGTTTTAAGACGCTGACTAAAGGATAGGTTTTGGTGATTTTTTGTCACGAAGATTAGTAAACAACCGGTTATCCGACTGGGAATAAAATTCAAGATATCGTCTGCTTTTGCTGAAGCAAATCCAAACTTCTTGAACTCCTTAGTTTTGTAACCGACCATAGAATCGAGTGTGTTGACAGCTTTGTATAACCACAAACCTGGTGCACCTAGTAAAAATGCCCAAAACAACGGTGCTGTCACTCCATCACTGGTATTTTCAGATACTGTTTCCACTACGCCACGCGTAATTTCACTTTCATCCAAATTTTCTGTATCTCTTCCGACAATCCACGATAATTTTTCACGTGCCCGTTCGAAATCGTTGGTTACTAGCGGGTCATAAACATCCATCGCTGCGTCTTTCAAGCTTTTTTGTGCAAGTCCTGAAGCAATTAGCAACGCTTCTACAGCAATACCGATTATCGGGTTGATGGAATAAGCTAAAAAGACAATGCCGTAAACTAGTATAAAAACTACCGTCACTATTGTGCCAAGAAGTACAAATCCATTTTGAAAAGTGTTAGTTCCGCGATTCCAGCGATTGGTTAATTTTTTTATGGCGGTACCGATCCAGCGCACTGGATGCGGCCAATTGGGTGGGTCGCCTACAATGCGGTCGATGATTACTCCTAAAGCAATGGCTACAATATGCGCCATCATAAATTTTTCGCTTTCGCTAATTCGTATAAATCGAGCGCTTTAATGGTACATTCAAAAACACCCACGCCAATTAATTTCCCAAGTTCTGTAATTGGACCTGCATATGGCAAACTCTCACCTTGTTGCGTGGCTGCAACTAAGCAGCTATCCGTAGAAGTACCTGTTGCAATTGTCCCCGTTAAAGGATCTCGAACTTCTCGAACTTGAAGTGCTTTTGTTTTGGCTTCAGTTGCTGTGATCATCGCTTGAATAAATGCTTCATTTGATAATACCCCGTTAACCAAAATCCACGTATTAATTGTACCGACACGCACTGAACGTTCTACCGCTTTTGAAACGTCCACTCCGTTACCAACTCCTGCTGTTACGGCAATAACAACCGATCCAAAAAGACTTTCGTACTCTTTGACGATAGCATCTTGTGTTTGAACAGCTGTCATCATCCCTACCGTATCCGTCGTTTTTAAACCACTTTTTTCAATAAAATCAGTCATTTCCTGGACACTGTCGTCCACATTATAGGACGCATCTACATGACGATTCATGAAATTACGAAACCACCCTGAACCTGCATTCACAACAGCGGAAGAAACTGTTTTTAATGGTGTTGCGCTCCGATATAACACCATTCCGTTAGAAATTTCAAAGTCTTCTGCACAAATTTGGTGAGTTGCTATTTTATTTTTAACGCCTGGCAATAACGTAATTTGTGGCTTTGGTAATTCCGGATGGGGATGATTGCTAATTCGGGTTTTGTAGACACTTTTTATGTCTTTTTCTCGGACAACTTCATGCGGTTCGCCAATTCGGACTACAGATCCTTTGTCTAAGAGCAACAATTGATCACAATACATAGACGCCAAATTAATATCGTGAAAAATCGAAACAATGGTTAACTCTTTTTCTATAGCTTGTTTTTTTATTGTATCGAGCAATTCTTTCTGATGGTTGATGTCCAAATGGTTGGTTGGTTCATCTAACAATAAAATTCCTGCGTCTTGCGCTAATGCTTGTGCTACAAAAACACGCTGTTGCTCGCCACCGGACATCTGGTCAATTTGCGTTTTTTCGTAATGGCGAATATCCATTAAGCTCATGGCCTCTAAAACAGCACGTTCATCTTCTGCTGACCATGAAGAAAACCAGCCTTCTTGATGTGGATAACGGCCAAGTGACACGGTTTCCCGAACGGTATGAGCAAAAGAATGCGTATGAAGTTGTGGCAATACCGCCATTTTCCGTGCCAGTTGTTTTGGCGGAAAAGTCGAAATC includes these proteins:
- the cbiB gene encoding adenosylcobinamide-phosphate synthase CbiB, whose translation is MMAHIVAIALGVIIDRIVGDPPNWPHPVRWIGTAIKKLTNRWNRGTNTFQNGFVLLGTIVTVVFILVYGIVFLAYSINPIIGIAVEALLIASGLAQKSLKDAAMDVYDPLVTNDFERAREKLSWIVGRDTENLDESEITRGVVETVSENTSDGVTAPLFWAFLLGAPGLWLYKAVNTLDSMVGYKTKEFKKFGFASAKADDILNFIPSRITGCLLIFVTKNHQNLSFSQRLKTWLQDAPKHPSPNSGWLEAATAVQLGVRLGGVNRYQGVESHRAFMGTPVYQLEARHIKETVKHMQIVTIGFFLLFALGGILLGIA
- a CDS encoding adenosylcobinamide amidohydrolase, translated to MLNVIGLTGGYGDKKIVKDVSFTVNKGSILGILGPNGSGKSTLMKLISGVLPAESGEVQIEGSSISTFPPKQLARKMAVLPQLHTHSFAHTVRETVSLGRYPHQEGWFSSWSAEDERAVLEAMSLMDIRHYEKTQIDQMSGGEQQRVFVAQALAQDAGILLLDEPTNHLDINHQKELLDTIKKQAIEKELTIVSIFHDINLASMYCDQLLLLDKGSVVRIGEPHEVVREKDIKSVYKTRISNHPHPELPKPQITLLPGVKNKIATHQICAEDFEISNGMVLYRSATPLKTVSSAVVNAGSGWFRNFMNRHVDASYNVDDSVQEMTDFIEKSGLKTTDTVGMMTAVQTQDAIVKEYESLFGSVVIAVTAGVGNGVDVSKAVERSVRVGTINTWILVNGVLSNEAFIQAMITATEAKTKALQVREVRDPLTGTIATGTSTDSCLVAATQQGESLPYAGPITELGKLIGVGVFECTIKALDLYELAKAKNL